Proteins from a single region of Humidesulfovibrio mexicanus:
- a CDS encoding ribonuclease HII yields MPKARIKAAQAALPDLPPFAPQGLVAGLDEAGRGCLAGPVVSAACVLPERYDLPGLTDSKALSADRRHTLALAIRQQAVAWALGLAWPREIDRVNILQASLRSMERAAARLRVAPVLLLVDGNQRIDSPLPQHTVIGGDALCPAISAASILAKTWRDHLLCILDRLHPGYGLSIHKGYGTAMHQDALRRLGPSPIHRLSFRGVLPEQQQSATLLQEKQQCLPGICT; encoded by the coding sequence ATGCCCAAAGCCCGCATCAAGGCTGCGCAAGCCGCCCTGCCCGACCTGCCGCCCTTTGCGCCGCAGGGGCTTGTGGCGGGCCTGGACGAGGCCGGGCGCGGCTGCCTGGCCGGTCCTGTGGTCTCGGCCGCCTGCGTGCTGCCCGAACGCTACGACCTGCCCGGCCTCACCGACTCCAAGGCCCTCTCCGCCGATCGCCGCCACACCCTGGCCCTGGCCATCCGCCAGCAAGCCGTGGCCTGGGCCCTGGGCCTTGCCTGGCCGCGCGAAATCGACCGCGTCAACATCCTGCAAGCCTCCCTGCGCAGCATGGAGCGCGCCGCAGCCCGCCTGCGCGTGGCTCCGGTCCTGCTCCTGGTGGACGGCAACCAGCGCATCGACTCGCCCCTGCCGCAACACACCGTCATCGGCGGCGACGCCCTGTGTCCGGCCATCTCCGCCGCCAGCATTCTTGCCAAGACCTGGCGCGACCATCTTCTTTGCATCCTGGACCGTCTGCACCCCGGCTATGGACTCAGCATTCACAAGGGCTACGGCACCGCCATGCACCAGGACGCCCTGCGCCGCCTCGGCCCCTCGCCCATCCACCGCCTGAGCTTTCGCGGCGTGCTGCCGGAACAACAACAATCCGCAACGCTGTTGCAGGAAAAGCAGCAATGTCTGCCCGGCATCTGCACGTAG
- a CDS encoding YraN family protein: MSARHLHVGRLGEDAAAALLEAKGLCVLERNAVFGRLELDLVCQDQDTLVFVEVKTRAEGSLGTPADGLSPQKRARLLRAAQAYLSHHHRWHQPCRFDLVSVLVRHDIIQHIEHIENAMSADEPQGRRTSSWQPW; this comes from the coding sequence ATGTCTGCCCGGCATCTGCACGTAGGCCGCCTGGGCGAAGACGCCGCAGCCGCCTTGCTGGAAGCCAAAGGCCTGTGCGTGCTGGAACGCAACGCCGTCTTCGGCCGCCTGGAGCTGGATCTCGTGTGCCAGGACCAGGACACCCTTGTTTTCGTGGAAGTGAAAACCCGCGCCGAAGGCTCGTTGGGCACACCGGCCGACGGGCTCAGCCCCCAGAAGCGCGCCCGGCTGCTGCGCGCCGCACAGGCCTATCTCTCGCACCACCACCGTTGGCATCAGCCCTGCCGCTTCGATCTTGTCAGCGTCCTCGTGCGGCACGACATCATCCAACACATCGAGCACATCGAAAACGCCATGAGCGCCGATGAGCCCCAAGGACGCCGAACCAGCTCCTGGCAACCCTGGTAG
- a CDS encoding glutamine synthetase family protein, with protein sequence MNIPIFNCRNADDVLKAVKEYDISFVQFWFVDILGTLKSFQVTPRELEAAFEEGMGFDGSSILGFARVEESDMIAMPDPTSFQVLAWRPAERPVARMFCDIHTPDGQPYAADSRYCLRRVLRKCAEKGYTYYCGPELEFFLFGNDRGTELLDHGGYFDAPPLDLGNSIRRDIIFALEQMGVAIEYSHHEVAPSQHEIDMRYAEALKMADITMTYRVVVKEVARKHGAYATFMPKPIYGQNGSGMHVHQSLFKNGKNLFFDPSDKYHLSSEGKSYIAGILKHAREFACVTNQWVNSYKRLVPGYEAPVYVAWARRNRSALVRVPMYKPGKEAATRMELRCPDPAANPYLTFAVMLAAGLKGMEQNYPLPDPVEADIFHMDQETLDSHGITSLPGSLYEAAEEMRKSELVRETLGDHIFNKLYENKIMEWDLYRTQVTQFELERYLPVL encoded by the coding sequence ATGAACATCCCCATCTTCAACTGCCGCAACGCCGACGACGTGCTCAAGGCCGTCAAGGAATACGACATCAGCTTTGTCCAGTTCTGGTTCGTGGACATCCTGGGCACCCTCAAGAGCTTCCAGGTCACCCCGCGCGAACTGGAAGCCGCCTTCGAGGAGGGCATGGGCTTCGACGGCTCGTCCATCCTGGGCTTCGCCCGCGTGGAGGAGTCGGACATGATCGCCATGCCCGACCCCACCTCCTTCCAGGTGCTGGCCTGGCGTCCCGCGGAACGTCCCGTGGCCCGCATGTTCTGCGACATCCACACCCCGGACGGCCAGCCCTACGCCGCGGACTCGCGCTACTGCCTGCGCCGCGTGCTGCGCAAATGCGCCGAAAAGGGCTACACCTACTACTGCGGACCGGAACTGGAGTTCTTCCTCTTCGGCAACGACCGCGGCACCGAGCTGCTGGACCACGGCGGCTACTTCGACGCCCCGCCCCTGGACCTGGGCAACAGCATCCGCCGCGACATCATCTTCGCCCTGGAGCAGATGGGCGTGGCCATCGAGTACAGCCACCACGAGGTCGCCCCCAGCCAGCACGAAATCGACATGCGCTACGCCGAGGCCCTCAAAATGGCCGACATCACCATGACCTACCGCGTGGTGGTCAAGGAGGTCGCCAGAAAGCACGGAGCCTACGCCACCTTCATGCCCAAACCCATCTACGGCCAGAACGGCTCCGGGATGCACGTGCACCAGTCGCTGTTCAAGAACGGCAAAAACCTCTTCTTCGATCCCTCGGACAAGTACCACCTGTCCAGCGAAGGCAAAAGCTACATCGCAGGCATCCTCAAGCACGCCCGCGAATTCGCCTGCGTCACCAACCAGTGGGTGAACTCCTACAAGCGCCTTGTGCCCGGCTACGAGGCCCCGGTCTACGTGGCCTGGGCGCGCAGGAACCGTTCCGCCCTGGTGCGCGTGCCCATGTACAAGCCCGGCAAGGAGGCCGCCACCCGCATGGAGCTGCGCTGCCCGGACCCGGCCGCCAACCCCTACCTCACCTTCGCCGTCATGCTTGCCGCGGGGCTCAAGGGCATGGAGCAGAACTACCCCCTGCCCGACCCCGTCGAGGCCGACATCTTCCACATGGACCAGGAGACCCTGGACAGCCACGGCATCACCTCGCTGCCCGGCAGCCTGTACGAGGCCGCCGAAGAGATGCGCAAAAGCGAACTGGTGCGCGAGACCCTTGGCGACCACATCTTCAACAAACTCTACGAAAACAAGATCATGGAATGGGACCTGTACCGCACGCAGGTCACGCAGTTCGAGCTCGAACGGTATTTGCCGGTGCTCTAA
- the mtgA gene encoding monofunctional biosynthetic peptidoglycan transglycosylase, translated as MRKPILTVAGLALLAALAYLASFFVYPDVGALAKKNPGKTAFMEWREAQWAEKGEKKKITQRWVPLSRVSPLLVKAVLIGEDDKFYHHEGFDYEALEQAFEKNLKEGRFAAGASTISQQLTKNLFLSPEKSLTRKAKEAILTWRMERTLSKRRILELYVNVAEWGDGIFGVEAASRHYFQKPASQLTSMEAARLAAVLPNPIRFNPVGSQRYVTFRANLIHSIMVRRGIAVAGFQEVMEGKDEPAEPAEPLGPGEPHNATGPGEPAGASVGSEGNRGDAPAAPDAVAAPPSATGQLPAGPPTTP; from the coding sequence GTGCGCAAGCCGATACTCACAGTCGCGGGGCTCGCCTTGCTGGCGGCCCTGGCCTACCTGGCCTCGTTCTTCGTGTACCCGGACGTGGGGGCGTTGGCGAAGAAGAATCCGGGCAAGACGGCCTTTATGGAATGGCGCGAGGCCCAGTGGGCCGAGAAAGGCGAGAAGAAGAAGATCACTCAGCGCTGGGTGCCGCTCTCCCGCGTTTCCCCCCTGTTGGTGAAGGCCGTGCTCATCGGCGAGGACGACAAGTTCTACCACCATGAGGGGTTTGACTACGAGGCGCTGGAGCAGGCCTTTGAGAAGAACCTCAAGGAAGGGCGCTTTGCCGCCGGGGCCAGCACCATCAGCCAGCAGTTGACCAAGAATCTGTTCCTTTCGCCGGAAAAGAGCCTGACCCGCAAGGCCAAGGAGGCTATCCTCACCTGGCGCATGGAGCGCACGCTCTCCAAACGGCGCATCCTGGAGCTGTACGTCAACGTGGCCGAGTGGGGCGACGGCATTTTCGGCGTGGAGGCCGCCAGCCGCCACTATTTCCAAAAGCCCGCCAGCCAGCTCACCAGCATGGAGGCCGCGCGCCTGGCCGCCGTGCTGCCCAATCCCATCCGCTTCAACCCCGTGGGCTCCCAACGCTACGTCACCTTCCGCGCGAACCTCATCCATTCCATCATGGTGCGCCGGGGCATTGCCGTGGCGGGCTTCCAGGAGGTCATGGAGGGCAAGGATGAGCCTGCCGAACCGGCCGAACCGCTCGGGCCGGGCGAGCCGCACAACGCGACCGGACCGGGCGAGCCCGCTGGCGCGAGCGTGGGCTCCGAGGGCAACCGCGGCGACGCCCCGGCCGCTCCGGACGCCGTGGCTGCGCCGCCCTCCGCAACGGGCCAGCTTCCGGCGGGACCGCCGACCACCCCCTAA
- a CDS encoding DMT family transporter has protein sequence MRPLIMLTALVAGALMPLQAGVNARLRVHLGDALSASLVSFCVGTVALFVFMVVTRAPWPGAAAAASAPWWSWLGGTLGAFFVAVTVLLAFKLGATGLMAWIIAGQLVASLLLDHYGVIGFPVREVTWQRLAGVGLLLCGALLVNEY, from the coding sequence ATGCGCCCGTTGATCATGCTCACCGCCCTTGTGGCCGGGGCGCTCATGCCGTTGCAGGCCGGGGTCAACGCGCGCCTGCGCGTGCACCTGGGCGATGCGCTCTCGGCCTCGCTGGTGAGTTTTTGCGTGGGCACGGTGGCCCTGTTCGTGTTCATGGTGGTCACGCGCGCCCCGTGGCCGGGCGCGGCGGCGGCCGCCTCAGCGCCGTGGTGGTCTTGGCTGGGCGGCACGCTGGGCGCGTTCTTTGTGGCGGTGACGGTGCTGCTGGCCTTCAAGCTCGGGGCCACGGGCCTCATGGCCTGGATCATCGCCGGGCAGTTGGTGGCCTCGCTGCTGCTGGACCATTACGGCGTCATCGGCTTTCCCGTGCGGGAGGTGACGTGGCAGCGGCTGGCAGGGGTCGGGCTGCTGCTGTGCGGCGCGCTGCTTGTCAACGAGTACTAG
- a CDS encoding UbiA-like polyprenyltransferase, with protein sequence MSLMRDTLAVCRMIKIEHSVFALPFAFTGAFLAQGAGPGWSAPSWRVLAPLTLAMVAVRSFAMGYNRLADLDIDRLNPRTQMRPLVTGELSVAFTKRFLFVCALVFTAACAAMNSTCLLLSPVALVWSGFYSHTKRFTPLCHFALGSVLGLAPVAGWLAVSPHSLGYPAVLLFFAVTLWVAGFDILYACQDADFDKSQGLCSLPAHQGVARALFTAAATHASAALLFPMAGLSAGLGMLFLCVSLIIGCILVWEHRLISAEDLSRVNVAFFTMNGVIAVFVFLGAWADLALGSPWALLR encoded by the coding sequence ATGAGCCTGATGCGCGACACCCTGGCCGTATGCCGCATGATCAAGATCGAGCACTCGGTGTTCGCCCTGCCCTTCGCCTTCACCGGGGCGTTTCTGGCCCAGGGGGCGGGACCTGGCTGGAGCGCCCCGTCCTGGCGCGTGCTTGCGCCGCTGACCCTCGCCATGGTGGCGGTGCGCTCCTTCGCCATGGGCTACAACCGCCTGGCCGACCTGGACATCGACCGGCTGAACCCGCGCACGCAGATGCGCCCGCTGGTGACCGGCGAACTCTCCGTGGCCTTCACCAAGCGTTTTCTGTTCGTGTGCGCGCTGGTGTTCACGGCGGCCTGCGCGGCCATGAACAGTACCTGCCTGCTGCTTTCGCCCGTGGCCCTTGTCTGGAGCGGCTTCTACAGCCACACCAAGCGCTTCACCCCCCTGTGCCACTTCGCCCTGGGCAGCGTGCTGGGCCTGGCCCCTGTGGCCGGCTGGCTGGCGGTGTCGCCGCACAGCCTTGGCTACCCTGCGGTGCTGCTGTTCTTCGCCGTCACCCTTTGGGTGGCGGGCTTCGACATCCTGTACGCCTGCCAGGACGCGGACTTCGACAAAAGCCAGGGGCTGTGCTCCCTGCCCGCGCACCAGGGCGTGGCGCGGGCGCTGTTCACGGCCGCGGCCACCCACGCCTCGGCCGCGCTGCTGTTCCCCATGGCCGGGCTTTCCGCCGGGCTGGGGATGCTGTTCTTGTGCGTCAGCCTGATCATCGGCTGCATCCTTGTGTGGGAGCACCGGCTCATCAGCGCCGAGGACCTTTCGCGGGTCAACGTCGCCTTCTTCACCATGAACGGGGTCATCGCGGTGTTCGTGTTCCTGGGCGCCTGGGCAGATTTGGCCCTGGGTTCTCCCTGGGCGCTGCTGCGCTGA
- a CDS encoding mechanosensitive ion channel family protein, giving the protein MAEIALNGEGILQAEHALLWIDTHLLSHAALVQLLLALALALAAWAACRALGLGRAPSTPDAGWKADPLVAPILREVRHSAWAGMAGGLLLLANATAKHLHLPHHVLAMTASAALAWVVAHAAGALIKSRFFGKLVALVIWTLAVVHSLGLFDEALELLDDLALTVGHTRISLLLVMKGLALFAVLLQAARLVTGVLDDRLRHADGISPSAQVLFAKVARFGIYALALTITLSAVGVDLTSLTVFSGAVGVGVGFGLQKVFSNLVSGIILLVDKSLKPGDVIEISGVQGRIAQINARYAAIETLDGKAYLIPNENLISNEVINLSYSSPRQLLKAEVGVAYGGDPRLAMGLMEAAAKSVPRVLDDPPPVARLASYGDSSVNLFVGFWIEDPQNGTANVRSDVLLAIWDAFQREGVSIPFPQREVRILKDDA; this is encoded by the coding sequence ATGGCCGAGATCGCGCTGAATGGCGAGGGCATCCTGCAGGCCGAGCACGCCCTGCTGTGGATCGATACCCACCTTTTGAGCCACGCGGCCCTGGTGCAACTGCTGCTGGCCCTGGCCCTGGCCCTGGCGGCCTGGGCCGCGTGCCGGGCGCTGGGGCTGGGCCGCGCCCCCTCCACGCCCGATGCGGGCTGGAAGGCCGATCCGCTTGTGGCGCCCATCCTGCGGGAAGTGCGGCACAGCGCCTGGGCGGGCATGGCCGGGGGCTTGCTGCTGCTGGCCAACGCCACGGCCAAGCATCTGCACCTGCCGCACCATGTGCTGGCCATGACCGCCTCGGCCGCGCTGGCCTGGGTGGTGGCCCACGCGGCCGGCGCGCTCATCAAGAGCCGCTTCTTCGGCAAGCTTGTGGCGCTGGTCATCTGGACGCTGGCTGTGGTGCATTCCCTGGGGCTTTTCGACGAGGCTTTGGAGCTGCTGGACGACCTGGCCCTGACCGTGGGGCACACGCGCATTTCGCTGCTGCTGGTGATGAAGGGCCTGGCGCTGTTCGCCGTGCTGCTGCAGGCCGCGCGGCTTGTCACCGGCGTTCTGGACGACCGCCTGCGCCACGCCGATGGCATTTCCCCCTCGGCCCAGGTGCTGTTCGCCAAGGTTGCGCGCTTCGGAATCTACGCCCTGGCCCTTACCATCACCCTGTCCGCCGTGGGCGTGGATCTCACCAGTCTGACGGTGTTCAGCGGCGCGGTGGGCGTTGGCGTGGGCTTTGGCCTGCAAAAGGTCTTCTCCAACCTCGTGTCCGGCATCATTCTGCTGGTGGACAAATCCCTCAAGCCCGGCGACGTCATCGAGATCAGCGGGGTGCAGGGGCGCATCGCCCAGATCAACGCGCGCTACGCGGCCATCGAGACCCTGGACGGCAAGGCCTATCTCATTCCCAACGAGAACCTCATCAGCAACGAGGTCATCAACCTGAGCTACAGCAGCCCGCGCCAGTTGCTGAAGGCCGAGGTGGGCGTGGCCTACGGCGGCGACCCGCGCCTGGCCATGGGGCTGATGGAGGCGGCGGCCAAAAGCGTGCCCCGCGTGCTGGACGATCCGCCGCCCGTGGCGCGCCTGGCCTCCTACGGGGACTCCAGCGTGAACCTGTTCGTGGGCTTCTGGATCGAGGACCCGCAGAATGGCACGGCCAACGTGCGCAGCGACGTGCTGCTGGCCATTTGGGACGCTTTTCAGCGCGAGGGCGTGTCCATTCCCTTCCCGCAGCGCGAGGTGCGCATCCTCAAGGACGATGCCTAG
- a CDS encoding PAS domain S-box protein → MRASQPDPTADRLAALERENLVLRQELDRTRTVLEEAALAYQSLDEQGRLRRVSRGWLELLGWEREHVLGRPFEAFVDPADHAALRGNFRQMQRTGRTSGFECMALRKNGGRVNVSIEGLAEIVADGSLRRTHCILRDITREKAAKAVLEQREQFYRAAFDSAGIPIAIVRSLRLLYANPCMAAALGADGPAALIGRSPLEFVAPHHAEEFLERARRRELGLDATSQYEVDVVHADGHIIPVQATTSTLLLPDGPATIGFFHDISNQRRIAASLRQSEIRFRTLFDEVPAIAVQGYDQNRTVIYWNGASERLYGYSAAEALGRRLEDLIIPEAMRDQVIADIRAWIEDGVPIPSGEMRLVRKDGSPVPVFSSHVMQKAGDSRHELYCLDVDLSELHAAKDELTRARDAAQAANQAKSEFLANMSHEIRTPMNGVLGMLQLLMGSELKGEQMEYVELAFQSSRRLLDLLNDILDFSRIESGKLSLVQAPFSPRVLAESVLRVFEPNARKRGLALGLRVDHSAEEPLLGDEARLRQILFNLVGNAVKFTQAGEVRLEVWTRPEPGASAGLRRLYLSVSDTGEGIPEDKIPLVFERFTQTDGSFTRQHEGAGLGLAIVKRIVDLMGGHIVVDSEPKGGTTVGLHLPLPLAQPSEAEAPPPVTAADHGRPLRILVAEDDRISQMYMEQQLRRLGHESHIVSNGAEAVSALRKEDFDCVLMDVQMPVLDGVEATRAIREDDRALGREPTHIVAMTAYALSGDREKFLDAGMDDYVSKPVRSGDLARALDHARDVAVVKAARA, encoded by the coding sequence ATGAGAGCATCGCAGCCCGACCCGACCGCAGACCGCCTGGCGGCCCTTGAGCGGGAGAACCTGGTCCTGCGCCAGGAACTCGACCGCACCCGCACGGTGCTTGAGGAGGCCGCCCTGGCGTACCAGTCCCTGGACGAACAGGGGCGGTTGCGCCGGGTGAGCCGGGGCTGGCTGGAGCTGTTGGGCTGGGAGCGGGAGCACGTGCTGGGGCGTCCCTTCGAGGCCTTCGTGGACCCGGCCGACCATGCGGCCCTGCGCGGGAACTTTCGCCAAATGCAGCGCACGGGCCGGACCTCGGGCTTCGAGTGCATGGCCCTGCGCAAGAATGGCGGCCGGGTGAACGTCAGCATTGAAGGCTTGGCGGAGATAGTGGCGGACGGCTCCCTGCGCCGCACCCACTGCATCCTGCGCGACATCACCCGCGAGAAGGCCGCCAAGGCCGTGCTGGAACAGCGCGAGCAGTTCTATCGCGCCGCCTTCGACTCCGCCGGGATTCCCATCGCCATCGTCCGGAGCCTGCGCCTGCTGTACGCCAACCCCTGCATGGCCGCAGCCCTTGGTGCGGACGGTCCGGCCGCGCTGATAGGCAGAAGCCCGCTGGAATTCGTGGCCCCGCACCATGCGGAAGAATTCCTTGAGCGCGCCCGCAGACGCGAACTGGGCCTGGATGCCACCAGCCAGTACGAGGTGGACGTGGTCCACGCCGACGGCCACATCATCCCCGTGCAGGCCACAACCTCCACCCTGCTCTTGCCAGACGGCCCGGCAACCATCGGCTTCTTCCATGACATCAGCAACCAGCGGCGCATCGCCGCATCGCTGCGGCAAAGCGAAATCCGCTTCCGCACGCTGTTCGACGAGGTCCCCGCCATCGCGGTGCAGGGCTACGACCAGAACCGCACCGTCATCTACTGGAACGGCGCAAGCGAGCGCCTGTACGGCTACTCCGCCGCCGAGGCCCTGGGCCGCCGCCTGGAGGACCTCATCATCCCCGAAGCGATGCGGGACCAGGTCATCGCCGACATCCGGGCCTGGATCGAGGACGGCGTGCCCATCCCGTCGGGCGAGATGCGCCTTGTGCGCAAGGACGGCAGCCCCGTGCCGGTGTTCTCCTCCCATGTGATGCAAAAGGCGGGGGACAGCCGCCACGAGCTGTATTGCCTGGATGTCGACCTGAGCGAACTGCACGCGGCCAAGGACGAGCTTACGCGGGCGCGTGACGCGGCCCAGGCCGCGAACCAGGCCAAAAGCGAATTCCTGGCCAACATGAGCCACGAGATCCGCACGCCCATGAACGGAGTGCTGGGGATGCTCCAGCTGCTGATGGGCTCCGAGCTCAAGGGCGAACAGATGGAATACGTGGAGCTGGCCTTCCAGTCCTCGCGCAGACTGCTGGACCTTTTGAACGACATCCTGGACTTCTCGCGCATCGAGTCCGGCAAGCTCTCCCTGGTGCAGGCCCCGTTTTCGCCACGGGTCCTGGCGGAGTCCGTGCTGCGGGTCTTTGAGCCCAACGCGCGCAAGCGCGGCCTGGCCCTTGGGCTGCGCGTGGACCACAGCGCGGAGGAGCCCCTGCTGGGCGACGAGGCCCGCCTGCGGCAGATCCTGTTCAACCTGGTGGGCAACGCGGTGAAGTTCACCCAGGCGGGCGAGGTGCGGCTGGAGGTCTGGACCCGGCCGGAGCCGGGCGCGTCCGCGGGGCTCCGCCGCCTGTACCTGAGCGTCTCCGACACAGGAGAAGGCATCCCCGAAGACAAGATTCCGCTGGTGTTCGAGCGCTTCACGCAAACCGACGGCTCCTTCACCCGACAGCACGAAGGCGCTGGCCTGGGGCTGGCCATCGTCAAGCGCATCGTGGACCTCATGGGCGGGCACATCGTGGTGGACAGCGAGCCCAAGGGGGGAACCACGGTGGGCCTGCACCTGCCGCTGCCCCTGGCCCAGCCCTCGGAGGCGGAAGCGCCGCCCCCCGTTACGGCCGCCGACCACGGTCGCCCCCTGCGCATCCTGGTGGCCGAGGACGACCGCATCAGCCAAATGTACATGGAGCAGCAGCTGCGCCGCCTCGGGCACGAGTCCCACATCGTCTCCAACGGGGCCGAGGCCGTGAGCGCCCTGCGCAAGGAAGATTTCGACTGCGTGCTCATGGACGTGCAAATGCCCGTGCTCGACGGCGTGGAGGCCACCAGGGCCATCCGCGAGGACGACCGGGCTCTTGGCCGCGAGCCCACGCATATCGTGGCCATGACCGCCTACGCCCTTTCCGGAGACCGCGAAAAATTCCTCGACGCGGGAATGGACGACTATGTCAGCAAGCCCGTGCGGAGCGGAGACCTGGCGCGCGCCCTGGACCATGCCCGCGACGTGGCCGTGGTCAAGGCCGCAAGGGCCTGA
- the metX gene encoding homoserine O-acetyltransferase MetX translates to MADAAFDSSDAARAAGGLPHARTLTLPGPFALRLGGSLPEVAVCYETYGTLNASRDNAVYVCHALSGDSHVARHDEHDAPGWWDILVGPGKAVDTDRFFVICANVLGGCRGTTGPASIDPRTGRPYGGDFPRITIADMVAAQARLLDELGVERLHAVLGGSMGGMMALCWAVEHPERVDSAILLATTHCLSSQALSFDIVGRNAIFKDPNYNNGQYYDREHKPDHGLAIARMIGHVTYLSDRTMSRKFDPDREHPRDVAYAYEKEFSVGSYLAYQGGRFVERFDANSYVALSLAMDHFNLGRDHGGLEAAMARVRCPVLLASFSSDWLFPPAHSRRMADALLARGRRVSALEIESDCGHDAFLLENDLPVYGPLIEGFLNRPRSCPDPCSPPPQAEPAANVGLRADEPATTNVRSIFYANRLDLERIEELIPAGASVLDLGCGAGQLLSRLRARGSGALLGLELDPVAITQCVARDLCVVQRDLDRGLGVFRDRQFDVVVLSQTLQAMRRPDLVLREMLRVGATGIVSFPNFAHEAAVRQLLETGSSPVTEALPFPWWSSPSIRFFSIRDFEALCAQLGIRILSRIAIDSATGRQMHDDYNRRADMAICVLSGWD, encoded by the coding sequence ATGGCCGACGCGGCCTTCGACTCCAGCGACGCCGCGCGCGCGGCGGGTGGGCTGCCCCACGCCCGGACCTTGACCCTGCCGGGGCCCTTCGCCCTGCGCCTGGGCGGCTCCTTGCCCGAGGTGGCCGTATGCTACGAGACGTACGGGACGCTCAACGCCAGCCGGGACAACGCCGTGTACGTGTGCCACGCCCTGTCCGGCGACTCCCACGTGGCCCGGCACGACGAGCACGACGCGCCGGGCTGGTGGGACATCCTGGTTGGGCCGGGCAAGGCCGTGGACACGGACCGCTTCTTCGTCATCTGCGCCAACGTGCTGGGCGGCTGCCGGGGCACCACAGGCCCGGCCAGCATCGACCCGCGCACCGGCCGCCCCTATGGGGGCGATTTCCCGCGCATCACCATCGCCGACATGGTGGCCGCGCAGGCCCGCCTGCTGGACGAGCTGGGCGTGGAACGCCTGCACGCGGTCCTGGGCGGGTCCATGGGCGGCATGATGGCCCTGTGCTGGGCCGTGGAGCACCCGGAGCGCGTGGATTCCGCCATCCTGCTGGCCACCACGCACTGCCTGTCCAGCCAGGCGCTCAGCTTCGACATCGTGGGCCGCAACGCCATCTTCAAGGATCCCAACTACAACAACGGCCAGTACTACGACCGCGAGCACAAGCCCGACCACGGCCTGGCCATAGCGCGCATGATCGGGCACGTGACCTACCTTTCCGACCGCACCATGTCGCGCAAGTTCGACCCGGACCGCGAGCACCCGCGCGATGTGGCCTACGCCTACGAGAAGGAATTCAGCGTGGGCTCCTACCTGGCCTACCAGGGCGGACGCTTCGTGGAGCGCTTCGACGCCAACAGCTACGTGGCCCTCTCCCTGGCCATGGACCACTTCAACCTCGGCCGCGACCACGGCGGGCTGGAGGCGGCCATGGCCAGGGTGCGCTGCCCGGTGCTCCTGGCCAGCTTCAGCTCGGACTGGCTGTTCCCGCCAGCCCACAGCCGCCGCATGGCCGATGCGCTCCTTGCCCGGGGCAGACGGGTAAGCGCCCTGGAGATAGAAAGCGACTGCGGGCACGACGCCTTTCTGCTGGAGAACGACCTGCCCGTGTACGGGCCGCTCATCGAGGGCTTTCTGAACCGGCCGCGCTCCTGCCCGGACCCCTGCTCCCCGCCGCCGCAGGCGGAGCCCGCCGCGAACGTCGGCCTGCGCGCGGACGAACCCGCCACCACCAACGTCCGCAGCATCTTCTACGCCAACCGCCTGGACCTGGAGCGCATCGAGGAGCTGATTCCCGCCGGGGCCAGCGTGCTGGACCTGGGCTGCGGCGCGGGCCAGCTGCTCTCGCGCCTGCGGGCGCGTGGCAGCGGGGCCTTGCTGGGCCTTGAGCTGGACCCCGTGGCCATCACCCAGTGCGTGGCCCGGGACCTGTGCGTGGTGCAGCGCGACCTGGACCGGGGGCTCGGCGTATTCCGGGACCGGCAGTTCGATGTGGTGGTGCTGAGCCAGACCCTGCAGGCCATGCGCCGACCCGACCTGGTGCTGCGCGAGATGCTGCGCGTGGGCGCAACCGGCATCGTGAGCTTCCCCAACTTCGCCCACGAGGCCGCCGTGCGCCAGCTTTTGGAGACCGGCTCCTCGCCCGTCACCGAGGCCCTGCCCTTCCCCTGGTGGTCCTCGCCCTCAATCCGCTTCTTCAGCATCCGGGACTTCGAGGCCCTGTGCGCGCAGCTGGGCATCCGCATCCTCTCGCGCATCGCCATTGATTCCGCCACAGGAAGGCAGATGCACGACGACTACAACCGCCGCGCGGACATGGCCATCTGCGTGCTCTCCGGGTGGGACTAG